Proteins from a single region of Trichoplusia ni isolate ovarian cell line Hi5 chromosome 3, tn1, whole genome shotgun sequence:
- the LOC113491899 gene encoding protein yellow-like, with protein MLALVFLAAVAAAAAQNESLPRPPAPRREQFRVIYEWNAIDFDWKSPEDRETYLNTSRYIPQNVLISGINFYQDDLFLTMPRMLDGVPATLATIPVQPVDTAPKLRPFPSWNQNAVGDCNALQFVQNIEIDKNGIMWILDNGRVGTLTQNPDAKCPPSLVLIDLKTGKNEMERIPFPTDVVNPNTTYLNDLVVDNRDGDYAYITDNSAVDPGIIVFRRSDKKSWKVRDTQSMSSVAEATFFRINGTTVNLPVNIDGIALGPQYRNEDGKVDRKIYYCPLSSFHLYSLNASVLQNETLGQKGDGALRPYVVDLGNKASQTDGMKMDASGVLFYGLIGNSTIAEWNTTVDFRIGQRTIARDPNYIQWVDRFTFDSKGNVYVVINRLYNFVKNQVSLNEVNYRILKSHTGSKSYVFGEELSEPSVAPQSSAAVPALASSLALLALAHLLA; from the coding sequence ATGTTAGCACTGGTGTTCCTCGCCGCCGTCGCCGCCGCGGCCGCGCAAAACGAATCACTCCCGCGACCGCCCGCGCCTAGACGCGAACAGTTTCGTGTTATTTACGAATGGAACGCTATAGATTTCGATTGGAAATCCCCGGAAGACCGCGAAACTTACCTCAATACAAGCCGATACATCCCCCAAAACGTTTTAATATCTGGCATAAACTTCTACCAAGACGATTTGTTCCTGACGATGCCGCGGATGCTGGACGGAGTGCCAGCGACGCTGGCGACCATCCCCGTGCAGCCGGTGGACACAGCCCCCAAGCTGCGCCCCTTCCCTAGCTGGAACCAGAACGCTGTTGGAGACTGCAACGCGCTGCAGTTTGTGCAAAATATTGAGATTGATAAAAATGGTATTATGTGGATATTGGACAACGGAAGGGTTGGTACACTCACCCAGAACCCAGACGCAAAGTGCCCTCCGTCGCTAGTTCTGATCGACCTTAAGACCGGCAAAAATGAGATGGAGCGCATACCTTTCCCGACCGATGTAGTGAATCCCAATACCACATATTTGAACGACCTTGTGGTTGACAATCGGGATGGTGATTACGCTTACATAACAGACAATAGTGCAGTTGATCCTGGCATTATAGTTTTTCGACGAAGTGATAAAAAATCGTGGAAGGTTCGTGATACACAATCAATGTCTTCAGTAGCCGAGGCCACATTTTTCCGCATCAACGGCACCACGGTCAACCTCCCTGTGAACATCGATGGCATTGCGCTCGGACCTCAATACCGGAACGAAGACGGTAAAGTTGACAGAAAAATCTACTATTGCCCATTATCAAGCTTCCATCTGTACAGCTTGAATGCATCAGTGTTGCAAAATGAAACGCTAGGCCAGAAGGGCGACGGAGCCCTGCGACCTTACGTGGTGGATCTAGGAAACAAAGCTTCACAAACCGACGGCATGAAAATGGATGCATCCGGAGTACTATTCTACGGCTTAATTGGAAACTCTACTATTGCGGAATGGAATACTACCGTCGATTTCCGCATCGGCCAGCGGACGATCGCTCGCGATCCAAACTACATTCAGTGGGTAGACAGATTCACTTTCGATAGCAAAGGCAACGTGTATGTCGTTATAAACAGGCTGTACAACTTCGTGAAAAATCAGGTGTCTCTGAATGAAGTTAACTACAGGATTTTGAAGTCGCACACCGGGTCCAAGAGCTACGTGTTCGGGGAGGAGCTGTCGGAGCCGAGCGTGGCGCCGCAGAGCTCGGCGGCGGTGCCGGCGCTGGCCTCCTCGCTGGCGCTGCTGGCGCTCGCACACCTGCTCGCCTAG